In the genome of Nocardia terpenica, one region contains:
- a CDS encoding FdhF/YdeP family oxidoreductase, giving the protein MHRNAPTRDIDESALAVTPPKERAAGVQAVTVALERAVSEMGVARTARTLARVNQRHGFDCPGCAWPEPSGHRRPAEFCENGAKAVAEEATLRTVTPEFFARHSIEELSTKSGYWLGQQGRLTHPMVLRPGDTHYSPIEWDDAYRLIAEALRGLASPDEALFYTSGRTANETAFLYQLLVRSFGTNNLPDCSNMCHESSGTALSASIGIGKGSVSIDDFAAADLIIVAGQNPGTNHPRMLSALSTAKTNGAKIIAVNPLPETGLIGFRDPQTVKGLTTGITIADDFLQIRLGGDMALFQGLAKLLFEAEDRAPGTVVDRVFVDAHTAGFAEYEKHMRAVDLATVEEATGLTRDQLERTALLLAQSRATIVCWAMGLTQQRHAVATIEEATNLLLLRGMIGKPGAGVCPVRGHSNVQGDRTMGIWEKMPESFLAALDAEFGIASPRTHGFDTVDAIRAMRDGRARVFMGMGGNFVSATPDTEVTEAALRACELTVQVSTKLNRSHVVHGRTALILPTLGRTDLDLQDGVKQQVSVEDSMSMVHLSTGRLTPVSDRLRSEVAIVCELARELFGPDHPVPWERFRRDYDTVRDAIARVVPGCADYNAKVRQRNGFQLPHPPRDAREFRTATGKANFAVNELRWLPVPPGRLILQTLRSHDQYNTTIYGLDDRYRGIHNARRVVLVHPDDIAGFGFAEGDLVDVISEWTDGSERRITGFRLVPYSTPRGNAAAYYPETNPLVPLDHVAERSNTPVSKGVTIRLEPHVHVGPQTGEAPA; this is encoded by the coding sequence ATGCATCGCAACGCGCCGACCCGGGACATCGACGAATCCGCGCTAGCCGTGACGCCGCCGAAGGAACGGGCGGCGGGCGTGCAGGCGGTGACCGTGGCGCTGGAACGAGCCGTATCGGAAATGGGCGTCGCGCGCACCGCGCGCACCCTGGCGCGGGTGAATCAGCGGCACGGCTTCGACTGTCCCGGCTGCGCGTGGCCGGAGCCGAGCGGGCATCGCCGCCCGGCGGAATTCTGCGAGAACGGCGCGAAGGCGGTGGCCGAGGAGGCCACCCTGCGCACGGTGACGCCGGAGTTCTTCGCCCGGCATTCGATCGAGGAACTGTCGACCAAGTCCGGGTACTGGCTGGGCCAGCAGGGCCGGCTCACCCACCCGATGGTGCTGCGGCCCGGTGACACCCACTACTCCCCCATCGAATGGGACGACGCGTACCGGCTGATCGCGGAGGCGTTGCGCGGCTTGGCCTCTCCCGACGAGGCGCTGTTCTACACCTCCGGCCGCACCGCCAACGAGACCGCGTTCCTGTATCAGTTGCTGGTGCGCAGCTTCGGCACCAACAATCTGCCGGACTGCTCCAATATGTGCCACGAGTCCTCCGGCACCGCGCTGTCGGCCTCCATCGGCATCGGCAAGGGGTCGGTCTCGATCGACGATTTCGCGGCCGCCGATCTCATCATCGTGGCGGGGCAGAATCCGGGCACCAACCATCCGCGCATGCTGTCGGCGCTGAGCACGGCGAAGACCAACGGCGCCAAGATCATTGCGGTCAATCCGCTGCCGGAGACCGGCCTGATCGGCTTCCGCGATCCGCAGACGGTCAAGGGCCTCACCACCGGCATCACCATCGCCGACGACTTCCTACAGATCCGCCTCGGCGGCGATATGGCGCTGTTCCAGGGCTTGGCGAAGCTGCTGTTCGAGGCGGAGGATCGCGCGCCGGGCACGGTGGTCGACCGCGTCTTCGTCGACGCGCACACCGCGGGCTTCGCCGAATACGAAAAGCATATGCGCGCGGTCGATCTCGCGACGGTCGAGGAGGCCACCGGGCTGACCCGCGACCAGCTCGAGCGCACCGCGCTGCTGCTGGCGCAGTCGCGGGCGACGATCGTGTGCTGGGCGATGGGCCTGACCCAGCAGCGGCACGCCGTCGCCACCATCGAGGAGGCCACCAATCTGCTGTTGCTGCGCGGCATGATCGGCAAGCCGGGGGCGGGCGTGTGCCCCGTGCGCGGCCACTCGAATGTGCAGGGCGACCGCACCATGGGCATCTGGGAGAAGATGCCCGAATCCTTCCTGGCCGCGCTGGACGCCGAATTCGGCATCGCCAGCCCGCGCACGCACGGCTTCGACACGGTCGACGCCATTCGCGCCATGCGGGACGGGCGGGCGCGGGTGTTCATGGGCATGGGCGGCAATTTCGTCTCCGCCACCCCCGACACCGAGGTCACCGAGGCCGCGCTGCGCGCCTGCGAGCTGACGGTGCAGGTGTCGACCAAGCTGAACCGCAGCCACGTCGTGCACGGCCGCACCGCGCTCATCCTGCCCACCCTCGGCCGCACCGACCTCGATCTGCAGGACGGCGTGAAACAGCAGGTGTCGGTGGAGGATTCGATGTCGATGGTGCACCTGTCCACCGGCCGCCTGACGCCGGTGAGCGATCGGCTGCGCAGCGAGGTCGCCATCGTCTGCGAGCTCGCGCGGGAACTGTTCGGCCCGGATCACCCGGTGCCGTGGGAGCGGTTCCGCCGCGACTACGACACCGTGCGCGACGCCATCGCCCGCGTCGTCCCCGGCTGTGCCGACTACAACGCGAAGGTGCGCCAGCGCAACGGTTTCCAGCTCCCGCACCCGCCCCGCGACGCCCGCGAATTCCGCACCGCCACCGGCAAGGCCAATTTCGCGGTGAACGAGCTGCGGTGGCTGCCCGTCCCGCCCGGCCGCCTCATCCTGCAAACCCTGCGCAGCCACGACCAGTACAACACCACCATCTACGGGCTCGACGACCGTTACCGCGGCATTCACAACGCCCGCCGGGTGGTGCTGGTTCACCCCGACGACATCGCCGGATTCGGTTTCGCCGAGGGCGATCTCGTCGACGTGATCTCCGAGTGGACCGACGGCTCCGAACGCCGCATCACCGGCTTCCGCCTGGTCCCCTACTCCACCCCCCGCGGCAATGCCGCCGCCTACTACCCCGAAACCAATCCCCTGGTCCCCCTCGACCACGTCGCCGAACGCTCGAATACGCCGGTGTCCAAGGGAGTGACGATCCGGCTGGAGCCACACGTCCACGTCGGCCCGCAGACCGGCGAGGCCCCCGCGTGA
- the srmL gene encoding PheS-related mystery ligase SrmL, with translation MSTYLTSAELSRALSVRDLTDPVQGGHALQVLLDAVLAALRAAWPGTTVRTVRIPPIVAIADNYDGLGYDPADVTRDARYTRYLSATTMLRSHTTADIPAVLRGYSAVPQGDSVDELIVVPGLAYRRDVVDRIHVGEPHQVDLWRLRSVPGTGESELRELVAHLVEAVLPGAAWRMTPAVHPYTHRGYQVDVRHGGDWLELAECGLIADRVLRGVGLDPGRWSGVALGMGLDRALMVRKGIPDIRYLRADDARITEQMRDLTPWRPVSALPPVRRDLSVVIADDTDDESLGDAVRAALGERSADIESIHVRSRTRYTELSESARARLGIHPGQTNAVVGLVIRPLTRTLTRAEANAIRNAVYRAIHLGPHLELA, from the coding sequence GTGTCTACTTATCTGACTTCCGCTGAGTTGTCGCGTGCGCTGAGCGTGCGTGATCTGACCGATCCGGTTCAGGGCGGGCATGCCCTGCAGGTCCTGTTGGATGCCGTGCTCGCCGCGCTGCGCGCCGCCTGGCCCGGCACGACCGTGCGGACGGTTCGTATACCGCCGATCGTCGCCATCGCCGACAACTACGACGGGCTCGGCTACGACCCGGCCGATGTCACCCGCGATGCCCGCTACACGCGCTACCTCAGCGCGACCACCATGCTGCGCAGTCACACCACCGCCGATATCCCGGCCGTTCTGCGCGGGTATTCCGCTGTGCCGCAGGGCGATTCGGTCGATGAGCTGATCGTGGTTCCCGGGCTGGCCTACCGCCGCGATGTCGTCGATCGCATTCATGTCGGCGAACCGCATCAGGTGGATCTGTGGCGGCTGCGGTCCGTGCCCGGCACCGGCGAGTCGGAATTGCGGGAACTGGTCGCCCATCTGGTCGAGGCCGTGCTGCCCGGTGCGGCGTGGCGAATGACTCCGGCCGTGCACCCGTACACCCACCGCGGATATCAGGTCGACGTCCGGCACGGCGGCGACTGGCTGGAACTGGCCGAGTGCGGGCTCATCGCCGACCGGGTGCTGCGCGGCGTGGGCCTCGACCCGGGGCGGTGGTCGGGCGTGGCGCTCGGCATGGGACTGGATCGGGCGCTCATGGTGCGCAAGGGCATTCCCGATATCCGCTACCTGCGGGCCGACGATGCCCGCATTACCGAGCAGATGCGGGACCTGACCCCGTGGCGGCCCGTGTCCGCGCTGCCGCCGGTGCGCCGCGATCTGTCGGTGGTGATCGCGGACGACACCGACGACGAATCCCTCGGCGACGCCGTGCGCGCGGCCCTGGGCGAGCGCTCGGCGGATATCGAATCCATCCACGTCCGCTCCCGCACCCGCTACACCGAGCTGTCCGAGTCGGCCCGCGCCCGCCTGGGCATCCACCCCGGCCAGACGAATGCCGTTGTCGGGCTGGTGATCCGGCCGCTGACCCGTACCCTCACCCGCGCCGAGGCGAACGCCATCCGCAATGCGGTGTACCGGGCCATCCACCTGGGCCCGCACTTGGAACTGGCGTAG
- a CDS encoding erythromycin esterase family protein yields the protein MTMTFDALPLTDEAAIHTSLERFLNGLPELPLLLGLGEPTHGVEAFSELRNDLFRVLVQRYGFRAIALESDCLSAPLVDAYVHGSGVSLAEVMERGFSHGFGKSAVGPGQKRAGAVESLGAGAVESLGVGAMESLVTWLRAHNAGVGPERRVRLYGFDAPLEMYHAPSPRVPLLTLFDMLAEFGCAPAELVSRAEIEELLGAEGAWADQAALFDGAASIGRTGAARALRIIADDLTALLDREVPAIVRGGGLETLRTARMHARTAVGLLRYHDRMASTGADRVAVMLGVRDAMMADNLLDIVAAERRRGPVLAFAHNMHLRRQRSAWTLAGMDLCWWSAGALVSPILGSHYAFVATDSARAGDAPGTLQQRLAAVTPGRALFSRDTLAKARDLPPAAGDSGYFPVEPRHLDRMDGLAFLAPRRRPN from the coding sequence ATGACCATGACTTTCGATGCTCTGCCGCTTACCGACGAGGCCGCGATTCACACCTCCCTCGAACGGTTTCTGAACGGACTGCCCGAACTCCCGCTGCTGCTCGGTCTGGGCGAACCGACCCACGGGGTGGAGGCGTTCTCCGAACTGCGCAACGACCTGTTCCGTGTTCTGGTGCAGCGGTACGGTTTTCGTGCGATTGCCCTGGAAAGCGACTGCCTGTCGGCTCCGTTGGTGGACGCTTATGTGCACGGCTCCGGCGTGAGTCTGGCGGAGGTGATGGAGCGCGGCTTCAGTCATGGGTTCGGGAAGTCGGCGGTGGGCCCCGGCCAAAAGCGTGCCGGGGCCGTGGAGTCGCTGGGTGCTGGGGCCGTGGAGTCGCTGGGTGTCGGGGCCATGGAGTCGCTGGTCACCTGGTTGCGTGCGCATAATGCCGGGGTCGGGCCGGAGCGGCGGGTGCGGCTGTACGGGTTCGACGCCCCGCTGGAGATGTATCATGCCCCGAGTCCGCGCGTGCCGCTGCTGACCCTGTTCGACATGTTGGCCGAATTCGGTTGCGCCCCAGCGGAGCTCGTCTCTCGGGCCGAGATCGAGGAATTGCTCGGCGCGGAGGGGGCCTGGGCCGATCAGGCCGCGCTCTTCGACGGTGCCGCATCCATCGGCCGTACCGGCGCGGCGCGCGCACTGCGGATCATCGCCGACGATCTGACCGCGCTCCTCGATCGGGAGGTCCCCGCCATCGTGCGCGGCGGGGGCCTCGAGACGTTGCGGACGGCCCGCATGCACGCGCGAACCGCCGTGGGGCTCTTGCGATACCACGACCGCATGGCCAGCACCGGGGCCGATCGGGTCGCGGTCATGCTCGGCGTGCGCGACGCCATGATGGCCGACAATCTGCTCGATATCGTGGCGGCCGAACGGCGGCGCGGCCCCGTCCTCGCCTTCGCGCACAACATGCACCTGCGGCGGCAGCGGTCCGCCTGGACGCTGGCCGGGATGGACCTGTGCTGGTGGAGCGCGGGGGCGCTGGTGAGCCCGATCCTCGGCTCGCACTACGCGTTCGTCGCCACCGACTCCGCCCGCGCGGGCGACGCCCCCGGCACCCTCCAGCAGCGGCTGGCCGCCGTCACCCCCGGCCGCGCGCTGTTTTCCCGGGACACGCTCGCCAAGGCCCGGGATCTGCCCCCTGCGGCGGGCGATTCGGGGTACTTTCCGGTGGAGCCCCGCCATCTGGACCGGATGGACGGCCTCGCCTTTCTCGCACCGCGGCGGCGGCCGAACTGA
- a CDS encoding YggT family protein, with the protein MSLIGALIGYLLTAFILLLIVRMVLDWAQMLNDTPPWMHRARAFTHTWTEPVIGPVRRVLRPVRAGGLSIDLAFTAVFIGALILRTIAFSL; encoded by the coding sequence ATGAGCCTCATCGGTGCCCTGATCGGGTATCTCCTGACGGCGTTCATCCTGTTGCTCATCGTCCGCATGGTGCTGGACTGGGCCCAGATGCTGAACGACACCCCGCCCTGGATGCACCGGGCCCGCGCCTTCACCCACACCTGGACCGAGCCGGTGATCGGGCCGGTGCGGCGGGTGCTGCGCCCGGTCCGGGCGGGCGGACTCTCGATCGACCTGGCCTTCACGGCGGTGTTCATCGGCGCCCTGATCCTGCGCACCATCGCGTTCAGCCTGTAG
- a CDS encoding LysE family translocator, with protein MNPSLLLAFWGVTVLLIVVPGPDWAFILATGARDRMVLPAVAGLLLGYLALTAFVAAGVGGLIGRSSLLLTALTVAGAAYLVRLGIRTLRNPAGPQVDSHHSPRSMTRCALAGIGVSGLNPKGLLVFLAMLPQFTDAHGSWPLPVQLGALGLVFVGSCGLFYTGLGFGSRAVLAAAPTLARVVSRVSGAAMIAVGLALLIERLRATG; from the coding sequence GTGAATCCGAGTCTGCTGCTTGCCTTCTGGGGCGTGACGGTCTTGCTCATCGTGGTGCCCGGTCCGGACTGGGCCTTCATCCTGGCAACCGGCGCCCGGGACCGGATGGTGCTCCCGGCCGTCGCCGGATTGCTGCTCGGCTATCTGGCGCTCACGGCGTTCGTCGCGGCGGGAGTCGGCGGGCTGATCGGCCGTTCGAGCCTGCTGCTGACCGCGCTCACGGTGGCCGGTGCCGCGTATCTGGTCCGGCTCGGCATCCGCACGCTGCGCAATCCGGCAGGGCCGCAGGTTGATTCGCATCATTCCCCCCGATCGATGACACGGTGCGCCCTGGCCGGAATCGGCGTCAGCGGGCTGAATCCCAAGGGGCTGCTCGTATTTCTGGCCATGCTTCCACAGTTCACGGACGCGCACGGAAGCTGGCCGCTGCCGGTGCAACTCGGCGCGCTCGGGCTGGTGTTCGTCGGCAGCTGCGGCCTGTTCTACACGGGCCTCGGGTTCGGCTCCCGCGCCGTGCTGGCGGCCGCGCCCACCCTCGCGCGGGTGGTGTCGCGGGTGTCGGGAGCCGCCATGATCGCCGTGGGGCTCGCGCTGCTGATCGAACGGCTACGCGCTACAGGCTGA
- a CDS encoding Lrp/AsnC family transcriptional regulator → MDAIDRKILAELQGDGRLSITDLAARVGLSVSPTHRRLRELERDGVIRGYRALVDPDKLGLSFEALVFVTMRQEDRDTLIAFEEALAAIPNVIAAQRLFGDPDYLVQIRTRDLAAYAELEDSTLAALPGVQRLNSTLVMKRVVGDRALPTER, encoded by the coding sequence GTGGACGCGATCGATCGGAAAATTCTTGCGGAGCTCCAGGGCGACGGGCGACTGAGCATCACCGATCTGGCCGCCCGGGTGGGCCTGAGCGTCTCGCCGACCCACCGCCGCCTGCGGGAGCTGGAGCGCGACGGCGTGATTCGCGGCTACCGCGCCCTGGTCGATCCGGACAAGCTGGGGCTGAGCTTCGAGGCCCTGGTATTCGTGACCATGCGGCAGGAGGACCGCGACACCCTCATCGCCTTCGAAGAGGCGCTTGCCGCCATCCCCAATGTGATTGCGGCGCAACGCCTGTTCGGCGACCCGGACTATCTGGTCCAGATCCGGACCCGCGATCTGGCCGCCTACGCCGAACTCGAGGACAGCACGCTGGCCGCGCTACCGGGCGTGCAGCGGCTGAACTCCACCCTGGTCATGAAGCGGGTCGTCGGCGACCGCGCCCTGCCCACCGAGCGGTGA